A window from Gasterosteus aculeatus chromosome 14, fGasAcu3.hap1.1, whole genome shotgun sequence encodes these proteins:
- the slc2a11l gene encoding solute carrier family 2 member 11, like, translated as MAAVSHLVPHCVHFLRRGVINLVAIIGAVLMLLSQRAVSFETIIAGRFLYGFNSGVSFAAHTMYLIECSPECLRGKEAGRDTDGFLSLGKFVGQLLGISELLGTRENWPWLLAFNGFMAFLQLCTANMGLGPCESATSAACFMIVENTGKQVLLMRGYMTMSATLILLTVSLSLQVSWMLFSRLYAGGLKHRPIVFEFNHPNRPIESLHSRPDDNASRLQTDECGGGK; from the exons ATGGCAGCTGTCTCTCATCTGGTCCCTCACTGTGTCCATTTTCTGCGTCGGGGGGTTATTAATTTGGTGGCTATAATTGGAGCCGTGTTGATGCTCTTGAGCCAGAGAGCCGTGTCCTTTGAGACAATCATTGCCGGACGCTTCCTCTACGGCTTCAATTCAGGTG TCAGTTTTGCCGCTCACACCATGTACCTCATTGAATGCTCCCCAGAGTGCCTGCGAGGGAAGGAAGCTGGGCGGGACACAGACGGCTTCCTCTCCTTGGGGAAGTTCGTCGGTCAGCTTCTGGGGATCAG CGAGCTGCTCGGTACGCGGGAGAACTGGCCCTGGCTGCTGGCCTTCAACGGCTTCATGGCGTTTCTCCAGCTCTGCACC GCCAACATGGGACTCGGGCCGTGTGAGTCGGCCACCTCGGCAGCCTGT TTCATGATTGTTGAGAATACAGGCAAACAAGTCCTCCTGATGAGAGGATACATGACGATGTCTGCAACACTGATCCTCCTCACTGTCAGCCTGAGCCTACAA GTGTCCTGGATGCT CTTCAGTCGTCTTTACGCTGGTGGCTTGAAGCACAGACCAATAGTATTCGAGTTCAACCATCCCAATCGACCAATAGagtctttgcattccaggcCGGACGACAACGCCTCAAGACTGCAGACAGACGAGTGCGGTGGCggcaaatga